CTTGCATGAAAAAGCTGGTATTAGTCCCTGCCTTTGCTCACGTCGAGGGTAGGATGCATAAAACGCGCTCTATCTGGTTCTTCTTGATCCTCGAGGAGCTCACGGTTTTCTATCGAGTTCCAGCCAATGTCATTGGTCGGATGTACCCACTCATCCCCTGACATGATGGAGGGGTCGGTTTCTGTGCTCCAGTTGTGTAAGGGAGATTCCTTGGACTCGTACAAGCTGTCACCGATGACGACTCCGAACTCATTGACGAATGGCTTTTGAATCGTACGAGACGAGTTTTTGAAGTCAGGAGCACTGATTTGATGCGGCAGCGTCCCATCGAGGGAAATATCCTTCGTCTTGTCGTTCCTTTGCTTCTCGTTATCCATCATCTGGACCTCCTTTTATCCCATAGCATGCATCAGTCACTGACCCCTTATTCGGTTTTGGAAGAGAGCTTGCGCCCAGCCCAAATGAGACCCAACTGCATATGCTAAAAAAGGGGGGAAGTTCTGATGCTAACGAGTGTGATCATTCCCGTCAGAGAATACAACCCATCAGCTTCTGTATACCTTGTTTAGCCTGAACTTGCAGTTTGCCAATTTAGAACAATAATGGTGATCGTGCTGGATACCGCTCTAGTTCTGATAACGTCTTGATTCGATTTGAGGGGGATGTGAGATGGGGCTGATCGGCAGTCCGATCTTTTGAGATTACATACGGTGAGGATGGGGTGCTCATGTTGGCGGTTGCCCGGCCAGCCTCTCAAGCAGGTAATCAGGATTGGTTTTCTACAACCGAACGTTAAACTTTTTGATATAGGTCCTTCAATTAAAGGAATCTCGGTCATTCATGCCACGACATCGAAAATCTCAGAATAGGTCAAATCTACTGGGCCAAGTAATTAACATTCAAGCATAAGTAGCGAAAGACGCTTACATAACAAAGATATCGCGACCCACTAATGAAATGTATTTGATAATATGTGGAATTTATTGAAAAATAATAATAAATATAAACTAATTCACTTGGGGGAGGGAGCGACAATTTGTATAATGTGCGCTCTACGTTAGTAGGTCTTATTTACGGTTTGGTAACTATGTTTTTTTTGAGTTTTATCATTTCTTTTCTCGGAGATTTCGCAGCTGGCGGCATGTCGGTTGGGGGAGCATCGTTTGGGGGATGGTTATGGTTTTTTGCAACATCCCTATTTCCTGTCACTGTTATTTCTGGTATTTCAGGTTACTTCCAGGCATTCAGGAACATTCGCCTATGGGGATATTGGGTTTTATGTGCTTTTCTAGGTTTTATAATCCCCCTTTTCATGGGGTCAGTTGGT
The window above is part of the Brevibacillus brevis NBRC 100599 genome. Proteins encoded here:
- a CDS encoding DUF3905 domain-containing protein, which encodes MDNEKQRNDKTKDISLDGTLPHQISAPDFKNSSRTIQKPFVNEFGVVIGDSLYESKESPLHNWSTETDPSIMSGDEWVHPTNDIGWNSIENRELLEDQEEPDRARFMHPTLDVSKGRD